In a genomic window of Gossypium arboreum isolate Shixiya-1 chromosome 7, ASM2569848v2, whole genome shotgun sequence:
- the LOC108468874 gene encoding uncharacterized protein LOC108468874 — translation MMRSRLLWFSLGFSVTAASISQFIYRDLWTDRYALKSDMKEKFDALEARVSNLESLPTENPNPAQVDG, via the exons atgatGCGAAGTCGGTTGCTATGGTTCAGCTTAGGGTTTTCGGTGACAGCGGCTTCAATCTCTCAATTCATATATAGAGACCTTTGGACTGATCGTTACGCCCTTAAATCTGAT ATGAAGGAGAAATTCGATGCTTTAGAAGCTAGGGTTTCGAATCTAGAATCCCTCCCTACGGAGAATCCAAATCCAGCTCAG GTTGATGGCTAG